One genomic region from Mangifera indica cultivar Alphonso chromosome 17, CATAS_Mindica_2.1, whole genome shotgun sequence encodes:
- the LOC123200961 gene encoding agamous-like MADS-box protein AGL65 yields MPRTKLTIRRLETVQARQSKYSKRKVGLLKKAKELSVLCEIDLALLMFSPTGKPSLFVGHNKDLSNVVEKMSKLSVEDREQRRGYTMKLLKKIYANSDIDPRNFSEDRNEVLQLHEEKLRDVKEKLEEKSRILREWKNPQIVNDLEQIKIMEEHLVGSVNKIRFKKRQLLLEYQQKFDALHQASKDQKV; encoded by the exons ATGCCAAGAACAAAGTTGACAATCAGGAGACTGGAAACTGTCCAGGCAAGGCAGTCAAAATATTCAAAGAGAAAAGTAGGATTGCTGAAGAAGGCTAAAGAACTTTCAGTGCTTTGTGAAATTGATTTAGCCCTCCTCATGTTCTCCCCCACGGGAAAACCATCACTCTTTGTTGGCCACAACaa GGATCTCAGCAATGTGGTGGagaaaatgtcaaaattgtCTGTTGAAGATCGTGAACAGAG GAGAGGCTACACCATGAAG TTGTTGAAGAAAATATATGCTAACTCTGACATCGATCCAAGAAATTTCTCAGAGGACAG AAATGAAGTACTCCAG TTGCATGAAGAAAAGCTTAGGGatgtaaaagaaaaacttgaagaGAAAAGCAGAATATTGAG GGAATGGAAGAATCCCCAAATTGTGAATGACCTTGAACAGATCAAAATCATGGAGGAACATCTTGTGGGTTCTGTCAATAAAATCAGATTTAAGAAG AGACAACTATTGCTCGAATACCAGCAGAAATTTGATGCCCTTCACCAG